Proteins from a genomic interval of Verrucomicrobiia bacterium:
- a CDS encoding ABC transporter permease, whose protein sequence is MQELVLEAGRAERHYWRDLWRYRELFYFLAWRDLLVRYKQTVVGVAWSVIRPLLTVAVLTVVFGAVGHMPSGGVPYALMVLCGTLPWQFFSTALSESGSSLVANSNLISKIYFPRLIVPASSVITSFVDFAVSSTFLVVLMLWYHFVPSANIVFLPFFVLMAVAASLGAGIWIAALMVEYRDFRVIVPFLVQFGLYVTPVAYLSSTVTERLGPKWRIVYSLNPMAGVIDGFRWCILGNGNYFYWPSFVFAIVVITLLLASGIWYFRKTEKSFADVI, encoded by the coding sequence ATGCAGGAACTTGTTTTAGAAGCGGGACGGGCGGAGCGGCATTACTGGCGCGATTTGTGGCGCTACCGCGAACTGTTTTATTTCCTAGCGTGGCGCGACTTGCTCGTCCGTTACAAGCAGACGGTGGTGGGCGTGGCGTGGTCGGTGATCCGCCCGTTGCTGACGGTGGCAGTGCTGACGGTGGTGTTTGGCGCGGTGGGGCACATGCCATCGGGTGGCGTGCCTTATGCGCTGATGGTGCTTTGCGGCACGCTGCCGTGGCAGTTTTTCTCAACGGCGTTGTCGGAGAGTGGCAGCAGTCTGGTGGCGAACTCCAATTTGATCTCGAAGATTTATTTCCCGCGGTTGATCGTACCGGCGAGCAGCGTGATCACCAGCTTTGTGGATTTTGCGGTGTCGTCCACGTTCCTGGTCGTGCTGATGCTGTGGTATCATTTCGTGCCGAGCGCGAATATCGTGTTCCTGCCGTTTTTTGTTTTGATGGCGGTGGCGGCATCGCTGGGGGCGGGAATTTGGATTGCGGCACTGATGGTGGAGTATCGCGATTTTCGCGTGATCGTGCCGTTCCTGGTTCAGTTTGGGCTTTATGTTACGCCGGTAGCTTATTTGAGCAGCACGGTCACTGAGAGATTGGGGCCGAAATGGCGGATCGTGTATTCGTTGAATCCGATGGCGGGGGTGATTGACGGGTTTCGCTGGTGCATTCTTGGCAACGGGAATTATTTTTACTGGCCCAGCTTCGTGTTCGCGATTGTGGTGATCACGCTGCTGCTGGCATCCGGCATCTGGTATTTTCGCAAGACGGAAAAGTCATTTGCGGACGTGATCTGA
- a CDS encoding ElyC/SanA/YdcF family protein, with protein sequence MPDSTHERRFFGMLVRRTGWRLSWPARLVVLMVLVVGALGFKGWIQPFLSLNAPLRGDYLVVEGWMPAYAIDDSTNEFKIGHYKKIITSGGQAKGQWSYEHNVTYALLAAEELQHIGFDTNSLACVPGPLTERDRTYHSALAVRNWLDANHLKPTSIDVLTLGAHARRSRMLFQEAMGDSVSVGVVCLVDDEYDRAHWWRSSEGVRETISESIAYFYAKLIFHPTRHPDEANFQ encoded by the coding sequence ATGCCTGATTCAACCCATGAGCGGCGTTTCTTTGGAATGTTGGTTCGCCGGACGGGCTGGAGGCTTTCGTGGCCGGCCCGGTTGGTCGTGCTGATGGTGTTGGTTGTCGGGGCGCTGGGATTCAAGGGATGGATCCAGCCGTTTTTGAGTCTCAATGCGCCGTTGCGCGGGGATTATTTGGTGGTCGAAGGGTGGATGCCGGCTTACGCGATTGATGATTCGACGAACGAATTCAAGATCGGCCATTACAAAAAAATCATCACGAGCGGCGGGCAGGCGAAGGGGCAGTGGAGTTACGAACACAATGTAACGTATGCCTTGCTGGCGGCGGAGGAACTTCAGCATATCGGGTTTGATACGAATTCTCTGGCGTGTGTGCCGGGGCCGTTGACGGAAAGGGACCGCACTTATCACTCGGCGCTGGCGGTGAGAAATTGGCTGGACGCAAATCATTTGAAACCCACGAGCATTGATGTGTTGACCCTGGGCGCACACGCGCGGCGGTCGCGGATGTTGTTCCAAGAGGCGATGGGCGACAGTGTGAGTGTGGGGGTGGTGTGCCTCGTGGATGATGAATATGACCGGGCGCATTGGTGGCGGTCGAGCGAAGGGGTGCGCGAAACCATCAGCGAAAGCATCGCGTATTTTTACGCGAAGCTGATTTTTCATCCGACGCGACATCCGGACGAGGCGAATTTTCAATGA
- a CDS encoding glycosyltransferase: MAISLSVIICTHNPRQYSLERVMSALQAQTLPRERWELLLVDNHSEKNLSEAWDMTWQPNARHVREDQLGLTPARLRGIREAKGELLLFIDDDNILGPEFLERAVGIAARCPHLGAFGAGRLEPEFETPPPPELVPKLSMLALRTVSTELWSNNPKDSACYPWGAGLCVTRQTADYYPELVRRLNAQEVLDRRGKLLFSGGDDLFSWAAAACGKGFGIFPELSITHLIFAQRLNQPYFVRLIQGHRFSQDILAYLLTGLRHRRISLAQWIRILLHGLKNGKFSMQCQWAMAQGQNGAVNFIAANGLQPLSQRK, from the coding sequence ATGGCGATTTCCTTGTCGGTAATCATTTGCACGCACAATCCGCGGCAGTATTCGCTGGAGCGGGTGATGAGCGCGCTCCAGGCGCAGACGCTTCCACGCGAGCGATGGGAGCTGCTGCTGGTGGACAATCATTCGGAGAAAAATCTGTCGGAAGCGTGGGACATGACGTGGCAGCCGAATGCCCGCCACGTCCGTGAAGATCAGCTTGGACTTACGCCGGCGCGGTTGCGCGGCATCCGCGAAGCGAAGGGTGAATTGCTGCTGTTCATTGACGACGATAATATTCTCGGGCCGGAATTTTTGGAGCGCGCGGTCGGGATCGCGGCGCGATGCCCGCATCTGGGGGCGTTTGGCGCGGGGAGATTGGAGCCGGAATTTGAGACGCCGCCGCCGCCGGAATTGGTTCCAAAATTATCCATGCTGGCGTTGCGAACTGTCTCAACGGAGCTTTGGAGCAATAATCCCAAGGACTCGGCGTGTTATCCGTGGGGCGCGGGCTTGTGTGTGACGCGGCAAACGGCTGACTATTATCCGGAGCTGGTCCGGCGATTGAATGCGCAGGAAGTTTTGGATCGGCGCGGGAAACTTCTCTTTAGCGGAGGAGACGATTTATTTTCGTGGGCGGCGGCGGCGTGTGGAAAAGGTTTCGGGATTTTTCCCGAGTTGAGCATCACGCATTTGATTTTTGCGCAGCGGCTCAATCAACCGTATTTCGTGCGGCTGATCCAGGGGCATCGTTTTTCGCAGGACATCCTGGCTTATCTGTTGACGGGGTTGCGGCATCGGCGGATCAGTCTGGCGCAGTGGATCCGGATTTTATTGCATGGGCTCAAGAACGGGAAATTTTCGATGCAATGCCAGTGGGCGATGGCGCAGGGCCAAAACGGCGCGGTGAATTTTATCGCGGCGAACGGCTTGCAGCCGCTGTCGCAACGCAAGTGA
- a CDS encoding glycosyltransferase family A protein yields the protein MPPLVSILIPAYNAEKWLAETIRSALAQTWPNIEVIVVDDGSTDRTADVARQFISQGVKLVAQTNQGGSAARNKAFAVSQGEYIQWLDADDLLAPDKIASQMKAAEENTSPRTIFSSSWGMFFYRANKAKFSPNDFWNDLSPLEWLKLKMGPCLYLPPIVWLVSRELTQQAGPWDTRLNFDDDGEYFTRIVALSDAVKFVPEAKSYYRSSGSGSMSVVGESNKKMESLMLSMRLHLQYFFAVEESDATRATAVDYLRTWSFYFLPNRPDLFRETEKMVNALGGTLTEPRLWNRRYAIVQKLFGWSVAKRAHALVPQIKISAYRFWDKTCFKLAK from the coding sequence ATGCCGCCGCTTGTTTCCATATTGATACCCGCGTATAACGCGGAGAAATGGCTGGCCGAAACGATTCGTTCGGCGCTGGCGCAGACCTGGCCGAACATTGAAGTGATCGTGGTGGATGATGGTTCGACGGACCGGACGGCGGATGTGGCGCGGCAATTTATTTCGCAAGGCGTCAAGCTCGTCGCGCAAACCAACCAGGGCGGCTCGGCGGCGCGGAACAAGGCGTTCGCGGTTTCGCAGGGCGAGTATATTCAATGGCTGGACGCGGACGATCTGCTCGCGCCGGATAAAATCGCGAGCCAGATGAAGGCGGCCGAAGAGAACACGAGTCCGCGGACGATTTTTTCGTCGAGCTGGGGTATGTTTTTTTACCGCGCGAACAAAGCCAAGTTCAGTCCTAATGATTTTTGGAACGATTTGAGTCCGCTTGAATGGCTAAAGTTAAAAATGGGGCCATGTCTTTATCTGCCGCCGATCGTGTGGCTGGTCAGCCGCGAACTCACGCAACAGGCGGGACCGTGGGATACGCGGCTTAATTTTGACGACGACGGGGAATATTTCACTCGGATCGTGGCGTTGAGCGACGCGGTAAAATTCGTGCCGGAAGCAAAATCCTATTATCGCAGTTCGGGTTCGGGCAGCATGAGCGTGGTCGGCGAATCGAATAAAAAAATGGAATCGCTGATGTTGTCCATGCGGTTGCATCTGCAATATTTTTTCGCGGTGGAAGAGAGCGACGCGACGCGGGCGACGGCGGTGGATTATTTGCGGACGTGGTCGTTTTATTTTTTGCCCAACCGGCCGGACTTGTTTCGCGAAACGGAAAAGATGGTGAATGCGCTAGGCGGAACCTTGACGGAACCGCGGTTGTGGAACCGGCGGTATGCGATCGTGCAAAAATTGTTCGGCTGGAGCGTGGCGAAGCGGGCGCATGCACTGGTGCCGCAAATCAAGATTTCAGCGTACCGTTTCTGGGACAAGACGTGTTTCAAGCTGGCAAAATAA
- a CDS encoding glycosyltransferase family 4 protein gives MKITLTTGGAPHYETGLIQGLVNQNIALDVIGGDELEPALAGNARVNFRNFQGGSDPRISKLRKLLKVAGVYWKMIRYAATTDSKLFHIQWPYKLVLFDRTLLLLYYKLLGKKIIFTAHNVDADARDGTSTWLRHASLRFFYRNVNHLIVHTGKMKEQLVKIFGVPESRISVIPHGVMTCVPDTNLTREAARTKLELPQDEPVILFFGLITPYKGIETLVEACGALAKKGKTFKLVIVGRVKECRDYWEKIEGLIEQCSLKKNVRTDLRHVPDEDVEIYLKAADVMVLPYREIFQSGALFLTYRFGLPVAVTDVGSLREDVEAANAGVVCQTNDAAGLTQALEEYLASDFMRDPESHRARIREYAAERYSWERIGKLTEKVYQQVLQN, from the coding sequence ATGAAAATCACGCTTACGACCGGGGGCGCGCCGCACTATGAGACCGGCCTGATCCAGGGTTTGGTCAATCAGAACATAGCGCTTGACGTGATCGGAGGGGATGAATTGGAGCCCGCATTGGCCGGCAATGCGCGGGTCAATTTTAGAAATTTCCAAGGCGGATCGGATCCCAGGATTTCCAAGCTGCGAAAATTGCTGAAGGTCGCGGGCGTCTATTGGAAAATGATCCGTTACGCCGCGACGACCGACTCGAAGTTGTTCCATATCCAGTGGCCGTACAAGCTGGTGCTTTTCGATCGCACGCTGCTGTTGCTTTATTACAAACTGCTCGGAAAGAAAATTATTTTCACCGCGCACAACGTGGACGCGGATGCGCGTGACGGGACTTCGACGTGGCTTCGGCATGCGTCCCTGCGTTTCTTTTACCGGAACGTGAATCATCTGATCGTTCACACCGGTAAAATGAAGGAGCAACTGGTAAAAATTTTTGGCGTGCCCGAGTCGCGCATCTCGGTCATCCCGCACGGCGTCATGACCTGCGTGCCGGACACGAATTTGACGCGCGAAGCGGCACGGACGAAACTCGAATTGCCGCAGGACGAACCGGTGATCTTATTTTTCGGATTGATCACGCCGTATAAGGGAATTGAGACGCTGGTCGAAGCTTGCGGGGCGCTGGCTAAAAAAGGAAAGACGTTCAAATTAGTCATCGTTGGCCGGGTAAAAGAATGCCGCGATTATTGGGAAAAAATCGAAGGGCTGATCGAGCAGTGCAGTTTGAAAAAAAATGTTCGCACCGATTTGCGGCATGTGCCCGACGAGGACGTGGAGATTTATTTGAAGGCCGCTGACGTGATGGTGTTGCCGTACCGCGAGATTTTTCAGAGCGGTGCTTTGTTTCTGACGTATCGCTTTGGTCTTCCGGTGGCCGTCACGGATGTCGGCTCATTGCGTGAAGACGTGGAAGCGGCGAACGCCGGCGTGGTTTGCCAGACGAATGACGCGGCGGGTCTCACGCAGGCTTTGGAGGAATACCTCGCCAGCGATTTTATGCGCGACCCGGAAAGTCATCGCGCGCGCATCCGCGAATACGCCGCCGAGCGTTATTCCTGGGAACGGATTGGGAAATTGACCGAGAAAGTTTATCAGCAGGTTTTACAAAATTAA
- a CDS encoding class I SAM-dependent methyltransferase: MSLIAKVKTRIHSVIRGRVQKWGSARQKQKLWDAEFASGRWDFIENTSDDPIYGFIEKYCRNGNLLDLGCGSGNTGCELADSTYQKYLGVDISEVALEKARQRSTALQRAGRNNYLRSDIFDFTPGEKYDVILFRESIYYIPAPKIVAMLERYLTHLKPGGVIMVRLHDANAEGKILTMIESAFKVVENKSLIPGGAVVVIFNQGG, from the coding sequence ATGAGTCTCATCGCGAAAGTCAAAACCCGCATTCATTCAGTCATTCGCGGACGCGTCCAGAAATGGGGAAGCGCCCGGCAGAAACAAAAATTGTGGGACGCGGAGTTCGCTTCCGGCCGATGGGATTTCATCGAGAACACTTCGGACGATCCGATCTATGGTTTCATCGAGAAATACTGCCGCAACGGAAACCTTTTGGATTTGGGTTGCGGCTCGGGCAATACGGGCTGTGAACTGGCCGACAGCACCTATCAGAAATATCTCGGCGTGGATATTTCCGAAGTGGCTTTGGAAAAAGCCCGGCAGCGCAGCACCGCATTACAGCGGGCCGGTCGCAATAATTATTTGCGCTCGGATATTTTCGATTTCACTCCCGGCGAAAAATACGACGTCATCCTTTTTCGCGAATCCATTTATTATATTCCGGCGCCGAAAATCGTGGCCATGCTGGAACGCTACCTCACGCATCTGAAACCCGGCGGCGTGATCATGGTCCGGTTGCACGACGCCAATGCCGAGGGAAAAATTCTGACGATGATCGAATCGGCCTTCAAAGTGGTCGAAAATAAATCCCTGATTCCGGGCGGCGCCGTGGTGGTGATATTCAATCAAGGCGGTTGA
- a CDS encoding right-handed parallel beta-helix repeat-containing protein, producing MQKLRYFSVMFLSVFVAGSALATIFPAGSVVNWQANRPGVLGGIPNVTNIWITLDTNASAAKIQAALLTCPSNSAVVLSPGTYDLTASLIIGKSSFSPLGQGNGMVLRGAGPGQTIIRFHNCAQPFGTISFLPANYSTGPNNSFVANWTGGYAQGSTSITLDNVPASLAVGTLLVLDQQDATSSSTFTFVDPVGVESTQVNFCRGGSDPVNHPELIRNQVQTVRVTAINGKTLTIDPPIYMTNWSASLAPQATWSPNPLQMCGLENMTIDNAAVGGTFPNTILFQNCLNCWLKNVETTHSQYAAVGTLVCSHLEIRDSYFHDVASGGGSVSYGVNIAYGTSDSLVENNIFNAITSPLLLDQGCSGNVFGYNYMTNMIYPGINLAEGCETTHGAHPTMNLFEGNYGTQIGHDYIHGSSSHNTHFRERMIGYEPGKQSYTYAVSVQGTNFYQNFVGCVFGTAGFHKNYEFNVQFVPNAYPPNAIYWMGVYTIGGSPAAGSMLGSQLQFRHGNYDVADNSIVWNPSVADHTIPPSMYLTSKPSWFGSLAWPPIDPFNPSAAVVTNLPAGYRFVFNSTPSGAVGSNPQPPSRPPAPTNLHLLN from the coding sequence ATGCAAAAATTACGATATTTTTCAGTGATGTTCCTGTCGGTCTTCGTGGCCGGCAGCGCGCTCGCCACTATTTTTCCCGCGGGTTCCGTAGTGAACTGGCAGGCGAACCGTCCCGGTGTCCTCGGAGGCATCCCCAACGTGACGAACATTTGGATCACTCTGGATACGAACGCCTCGGCGGCCAAAATCCAGGCGGCGCTCCTGACCTGCCCGAGTAATTCGGCGGTGGTCTTATCGCCCGGAACTTATGATTTGACGGCGTCACTCATCATCGGCAAATCGAGTTTCTCTCCATTGGGCCAGGGCAATGGCATGGTGCTGCGCGGAGCCGGTCCCGGGCAGACGATCATCCGTTTCCATAATTGCGCACAACCCTTCGGAACCATTTCATTTTTACCGGCGAATTATTCCACCGGTCCCAACAATAGCTTCGTAGCCAACTGGACGGGCGGCTATGCGCAGGGGAGCACCAGCATCACGCTCGATAACGTGCCGGCCAGTCTCGCTGTCGGCACGCTGCTGGTTTTGGACCAGCAGGACGCCACGAGCAGTTCGACATTCACTTTTGTTGACCCGGTCGGAGTGGAAAGCACGCAGGTTAATTTTTGCCGCGGCGGCAGCGACCCGGTGAACCATCCCGAACTGATCCGCAATCAGGTCCAGACCGTGCGCGTGACGGCGATCAACGGCAAGACGCTTACGATTGACCCGCCGATTTACATGACCAACTGGAGCGCTTCGTTAGCGCCCCAAGCCACTTGGTCGCCCAATCCGCTCCAGATGTGCGGCCTGGAGAACATGACCATTGACAACGCGGCGGTCGGCGGCACTTTCCCGAACACGATCCTGTTTCAAAATTGTTTGAACTGCTGGCTTAAAAATGTGGAGACGACTCACTCCCAATATGCCGCGGTTGGCACGCTGGTTTGTTCGCATCTCGAAATCCGCGATTCCTATTTTCACGACGTCGCCAGCGGTGGCGGTTCGGTTTCCTACGGCGTCAACATCGCTTACGGCACTTCCGATAGTTTGGTGGAAAACAATATTTTCAACGCCATCACTTCGCCGCTGTTGCTCGATCAGGGCTGCTCGGGAAACGTTTTTGGATATAATTACATGACCAACATGATCTACCCGGGCATCAACCTCGCGGAAGGTTGTGAAACCACGCATGGCGCGCATCCTACGATGAATCTGTTCGAGGGAAATTATGGAACGCAAATCGGCCATGATTACATTCACGGTTCTTCCAGCCACAACACTCATTTCCGCGAGCGCATGATTGGTTATGAGCCGGGCAAACAGAGCTACACTTACGCGGTGTCCGTGCAGGGAACCAATTTTTACCAAAATTTTGTCGGATGCGTGTTTGGAACGGCGGGCTTCCACAAGAATTACGAATTCAATGTTCAATTTGTGCCGAATGCATATCCCCCCAACGCGATTTACTGGATGGGCGTTTACACCATTGGCGGTTCACCAGCGGCGGGATCCATGCTCGGTTCCCAGCTTCAGTTCCGTCACGGCAATTATGACGTGGCCGACAACTCGATTGTTTGGAACCCGTCGGTTGCCGATCATACGATTCCTCCGTCAATGTATTTGACTTCGAAGCCGAGCTGGTTTGGCAGTCTCGCGTGGCCTCCGATTGATCCTTTCAATCCCAGCGCGGCGGTAGTGACCAATCTGCCCGCCGGTTATCGCTTTGTCTTTAACAGCACGCCTTCGGGAGCCGTCGGCAGCAACCCGCAACCGCCCAGCCGGCCACCCGCGCCGACAAATTTGCACTTGCTCAATTAA
- a CDS encoding O-antigen ligase family protein encodes MQQVALILTLGFIAWLLVRDHRSTEGVSKTLWVPTLWVLILGSRPISMWFNPGQDYVSIDDISEGNALNRNVFLVLEILGVMILTKRGFSWGTLFRKNKWLMLFFIYFAVSAVWSDAPFVSFKRWIKDFGNVVMVMVVLTEENQTLAIRKLFVRTAYILMPLSVLFIKYYADIGRYYNPMTWQYSYGGVTRDKNELGGSLIVFTVFLVWNYFAVRDGEEREDKRYPLIFALLLLTSFWLLHEARSSTSLVCTIMGIILFLMMRNPGLRLMVARYAIFLCAGTLLLVWLEVNFKFGTVILSMLGRDATFTGRTEIWDRVLQIKINPLIGVGFYSFWMGSRVDFVSDGFFFHLTEAHNGYLETYVDGGLIGLALLIVLLFTCFRRLSKKAIEGGSVDDIRLIFIVINIIYNITEAHFGRQSVIWMAFLLVAIDYPTYNTPLYEYADEELENESTEETFEAEPSNPAF; translated from the coding sequence ATGCAACAAGTAGCCCTCATCCTGACGCTCGGTTTCATCGCCTGGCTGCTGGTGCGAGATCATCGCTCCACCGAAGGCGTGTCCAAGACGCTGTGGGTTCCGACGCTATGGGTTTTGATCCTGGGTTCACGGCCAATTTCGATGTGGTTCAACCCGGGGCAAGATTATGTGTCCATAGACGACATCAGCGAAGGAAACGCCCTGAACCGAAATGTTTTTTTGGTGCTGGAAATTCTTGGCGTCATGATCCTGACCAAGCGCGGTTTTTCCTGGGGCACGCTGTTCCGCAAAAACAAATGGCTGATGCTGTTCTTCATTTATTTCGCCGTGAGCGCGGTGTGGTCAGATGCGCCATTCGTCTCCTTCAAAAGATGGATCAAAGATTTCGGCAACGTCGTCATGGTCATGGTGGTGCTGACAGAAGAAAACCAGACGCTGGCGATCAGAAAATTATTTGTGCGGACGGCTTACATCCTGATGCCGCTGTCGGTTTTGTTCATCAAATATTACGCGGACATCGGGCGTTATTATAATCCGATGACGTGGCAATATTCGTACGGCGGGGTGACCCGCGATAAAAATGAACTGGGCGGCTCCCTGATCGTTTTCACCGTGTTCCTGGTGTGGAATTATTTCGCCGTGCGTGACGGTGAGGAACGCGAAGACAAACGGTATCCGCTGATTTTTGCGCTATTGCTGCTGACGAGTTTCTGGCTGTTGCATGAGGCACGCAGTTCAACGTCGCTGGTATGCACGATCATGGGGATAATCCTTTTTTTGATGATGCGCAACCCGGGGCTGAGATTGATGGTGGCGCGCTACGCGATTTTCCTCTGTGCCGGCACGTTGCTGCTGGTCTGGCTGGAGGTCAACTTCAAGTTTGGCACAGTGATTTTAAGCATGCTGGGGCGCGACGCGACCTTTACCGGGCGCACCGAGATTTGGGACCGCGTTTTGCAGATCAAAATCAATCCGCTGATTGGCGTCGGGTTTTATTCTTTCTGGATGGGCAGCCGGGTGGACTTCGTTTCGGACGGTTTCTTCTTTCATCTGACCGAGGCGCACAATGGATATCTTGAGACTTACGTGGACGGCGGTTTGATCGGCCTGGCGCTGCTGATCGTGCTGCTGTTCACGTGCTTCCGCCGGCTTTCAAAGAAAGCGATCGAAGGCGGAAGCGTGGACGACATCCGCTTGATCTTTATCGTGATCAACATCATTTATAATATCACTGAGGCCCATTTCGGCCGGCAAAGTGTCATTTGGATGGCGTTCCTGCTGGTGGCGATTGACTATCCCACGTATAACACTCCGCTTTACGAATACGCGGATGAAGAACTGGAAAATGAATCCACCGAAGAGACTTTCGAGGCCGAACCTTCCAATCCGGCTTTCTGA